In Lemur catta isolate mLemCat1 chromosome 1, mLemCat1.pri, whole genome shotgun sequence, one DNA window encodes the following:
- the LOC123630482 gene encoding LOW QUALITY PROTEIN: protein mono-ADP-ribosyltransferase PARP15-like (The sequence of the model RefSeq protein was modified relative to this genomic sequence to represent the inferred CDS: deleted 2 bases in 1 codon) — MIQRTGLMFLQNMIVVNNCFYFQAFLGEFSRWSSRNPNKDKILKAGDTPGVIGTDSNPWFPTYEMKIGAITFQVAVGDITEENVDVIVNSTARTFDLKSGVSKAILEGAGPAVENELTALAARAHRGFIITQGGDLRCDIIIHVHGADDVRKTVSSVLEECEQRNYTSVSLPAIGTGNAEQDPSIVADNIIDATVDFTRKYSTPSLETIKVVIFLPKLLNVFYESMKKRDTLASPTLQATFYKAARPSFCYKSPAWEGSVSIETPKRKFEKTSRIRVTHLPVSAGLTPDGCAEQKSVLDHSRRPDISSFKNNVPEHWTAMNYQLCCTVQLLPEQSEYQTVKDKFAKTCFHYTIEKIERIQNIPLWHSYQTKKKLMDIKNGHTDNERVLFHGTDAASVPYVNEHGFNRSYAGKNSAAYGKGTYFAVDASYSANNTYSKPDEQGRKHMYVVQVLTGNYTKGSVGLIMPPPKDPANPTDLFDSVTDNAQHPSLFVVFSDNHAYPEYLITFRCKNIYI, encoded by the exons ATGATCCAAAGAACTGGATTAATGTTTCTACAGAACATGATTGTGGTCAATAAC TGTTTCTATTTCCAGGCATTTTTAGGTGAATTCTCTAGATGGTCCAGCAGAAATCCCAACAAGGACAAGATTCTCAAGGCTGGAGATACCCCAG gTGTCATTGGGACTGACTCTAATCCTTGGTTCCCaacatatgaaatgaaaattggTGCAATTACTTTCCAGGTTGCTGTTGGAGATATCACTGAAGAAAATGTAGATGTTATTGTAAACTCGACAGCAAGGacatttgatttgaaatcag GTGTgtcaaaagcaattttagaagGGGCTGGACCAGCTGTGGAAAATGAATTGACTGCACTAG CTGCACGGGCTCACAGAGGTTTTATAATTACACAAGGTGGAGACTTACGGTGTGACATAATAATTCATGTTCATGGGGCAGATGATGTCAGGAAAACGGTCTCCAGTGTTCTAGAAGAGTGTGAACAGAGGAATTACACATCAGTTTCCCTTCCAGCCATCGGAACAG gaaatgcTGAACAAGACCCAAGCATAGTTGCAGATAATATAATTGATGCCACTGTAGACTTCACACGGAAATATTCCACCCCATCTTTAGAAACAATTAAAGTTGTCATCTTTCTACCTAAGCTGCTAAATGTATTCTATGAGAGCATGAAAAAAAGAGACACCCTCGCATCACCTACCCTTCAGGCCACATTCTACAAGGCTGCAC gccCTTCTTTTTGTTACAAAAGCCCTGCATGGGAAGGAAGTGTCTCCATTGAAACccctaaaagaaaatttgaaaagaccTCACGGATTAGAGTTACACACCTCCCTGTGTCAGCAGGACTTACCCCGGATGGATGTGCTGAACAGAAGAGTGTCCTGGATCACTCTCGCAGGCCTGATATATCTTCCTTTAAAA ATAATGTTCCTGAACACTGGACTGCCATGAATTATCAACTGTGTTGTACGGTCCAGCTGCTGCCTGAACAATCAGAATATCAAACTGTAAAGGACAAGTTCGCTAAGACTTGTTTTCACTACACAATAGAGAAG ATTGAGAGAATACAGAATATACCTCTCTGGCACAGCTACCAGACAAAGAAAAAGCTCATGGATATCAAGAATGGCCACACTGATAATGAGAGAGTCCTCTTCCATGGGACAGATGCAGCCTCGGTGCCATATGTCAATGAACATGGCTTTAATCGCAGCTATGCTGGGAAGAACA GTGCAGCTTATGGAAAAGGAACCTATTTTGCTGTTGATGCCAGTTATTCTGCTAACAATACATACTCTAAGCCAGACGAGCAGGGGAGAAAGCATATGTATGTTGTGCAAGTCCTTACTGGGAACTACACCAAGGGAAGCGTAGGATTAATTATGCCTCCACCGAAGGACCCTGCCAACCCCACAGATCTCTTTGACTCTGTCACAGACAATGCACAACATCCATCGCTGTTTGTGGTATTCTCTGATAATCATGCTTACCCAGAATATCTCATAACTTTcagatgtaaaaatatatatatttaa